The genomic DNA CGTAATACAGCTGATTACATTATCCAGTTCCGCTATGGCGATGATGGCGTGGATCCGGCCCGCTCGGTGCAAGGAGATCCAATAGATGTTGAGGACATTCTGGTTGAGGTCTTAGGCGAGGAAGCCGAACTCTTAAGCAAGGTAGAGGAGAGAAGCGCCATATCATATGCCAACGTTGAGAAGGACCTTATGGAGGGAGAAATGGACGAGGAGGCCGAGGAGTTCGAGGAGCCTGAGTACGAGGGAGGAGGTGAAGAGTAATGGCCAAGAAGGACACTATTCGTTCCCTCACCAAGCTGGGCTTAGATGAGGCCAAGGCCAGTTTGCTGGCTGACAAGTTCGGCTCGAAGGCAAAGGTAATCGAGGCTCCAGAGGAAGAATTGAAGAAGCTAGGTCTCAGCCCAGACGATATCGAGAAGATAAAAGGCAAGAAGGCGGGCAAGAAGACAGCTCCGGAAAAGAGAATAAAAAAGGGAAAAGAGCCGGAGGCAGAACGCAAAAAGCTCGAGATTCAGATACCTGACAAGTTGAGCAAACCCTCTGAGCTAGAAGAGAGGATGCGTCGGATGGCAGAAGAGATGGGATTGGAGTTGCCGTTTAAGATCATCAAGATTATTGCCGAACGCATCGAAGGCATCGAAGTGCCAGATGAGAAGATAAAGGCCTTGATGAAGCGCGCTTATGAAAGATACATGGAGCATCAGATGGACCCCAACGAGAGCGCAGGTATAATCGCTGCACAATCCATCGGCGAACCGGGTACCCAAATGACCATGCGTACCTTCCACTATGCGGGTGTGGCTGAGATAAACGTCACTTTAGGGCTGCCAAGGCTTATCGAGATCGTCGATGCCAGAAGAGTCCCATCCACACCGATGATGGAAGTCCATGTGGTTCCAGAGCTCTGCCAGGATGTGGAGAGCGTGCGGCGCATCGCCTCGGAAATAGAGATGACTACGGTGGAGGATGTGGCCTCCATTGAAATTGACATAGTGAACATGCAGGTGTTGGTCCGACCAGATGAGAGAAAGATGACTCAGAAAGGCATCTCCATTGACATGCTCTACACAGAACTGGCGAAGACCCGAGGCCTTAAAGGCTTGGTAGAGATGCAGGGCGATAAAATCGTGATATCATCTGATGAACCCTCATTCAAAAAACTGCAGAGG from Methanomassiliicoccales archaeon includes the following:
- the rpoA2 gene encoding DNA-directed RNA polymerase subunit A''; the protein is MAKKDTIRSLTKLGLDEAKASLLADKFGSKAKVIEAPEEELKKLGLSPDDIEKIKGKKAGKKTAPEKRIKKGKEPEAERKKLEIQIPDKLSKPSELEERMRRMAEEMGLELPFKIIKIIAERIEGIEVPDEKIKALMKRAYERYMEHQMDPNESAGIIAAQSIGEPGTQMTMRTFHYAGVAEINVTLGLPRLIEIVDARRVPSTPMMEVHVVPELCQDVESVRRIASEIEMTTVEDVASIEIDIVNMQVLVRPDERKMTQKGISIDMLYTELAKTRGLKGLVEMQGDKIVISSDEPSFKKLQRIIDDVKERKIKGIDGIKRAIIRRSGDSYVIYTEGSNLRQVLRKEGVDQSKTTTNAIQEIYEELGVEAARNAIIKEAYNTLDEQGLNVDIRHIMLVADLMTNDGDVKAIGRHGISGRKSSVLARAAFEITAVHLLHAALTGEEDHLDGVAENIIVGQPVTLGTGAVNLVYKPVSRGQSHG